Genomic DNA from Caldicellulosiruptor hydrothermalis 108:
TCTCAGGTCTTAAAATCAAAAGGGCTACCTTGCTAAGAGGTTTGAAAATAAGACTTTTGAAGCAGGTAGCCCTTTTATTTTTTCGAAAGTATGCTTTTATAAATCTCAAATTGCATCCTTGCCATATTTTCTGCAGAGAACCTTTCTCTTGCTTTTTTAGAAAGAAGTTGTCCAAACTCTTTGATGAGATCTTTATTTTGCAAAAGAATTTCTATCTTTTGAGCAAGCCCTTTATAATCTCCAACGTCAAATAAAAAACCATTTTTCCCATCTTCAATTAGGTCTGGCACAGAACCTACTTTACTTGATATGCAACACTTTTCAAGTGCTGTTGCTTCTAAGATTGAATATGGGAATGTTTCAGAGTATGAACTGATGACATTTATATCTATGCTATTAAAAAAGTCATATGGATTTTTTATACTGCCAAGTAAAAACACCCTGTCGTTCAAATTGTATTCATTTATCATTTGCTTTAAAAACTCCTTTTGAGGACCACTTCCACCAATTAAAAAAATGACATCAGGATATTTTTTAGCTATTATATTTGCAGCTTTTATAAATACATCCAAACCTTTTACCTTGTATAACCTGCTTAAGTTTCCTATAACTATTTTGGAATCAAATACTTTTCTGTCAAGAAACTTTGATAAGAACTCATCCTTTTGCACATAATGTATCTCTTTTGAAAAATCAAAACCATTATACAAAAGAAAAATCCTATCTTCTCTTATCCCAAGCCCTTTTATCTTGTCAATTAGTGCAGAGCCCACAGAGACAAAATAGTCAAATCTTTTTAAAGCAAGTTTGTTCAGATATGAAAACACCACTCTCTTATAAAAAACATCTTGAAAATCTAAATCAAAATCGCTATGTACTGTTGTGATAAATGGCTTGTTTTTGATTTTTCGTTTTAGAAACATTCCAATGAAATTTGCTCTTGCGCCGTGGCAATGAATTATATCATAACCTTCAGCCTCAACAATATGCGCAATCTTGTCAACCACGCTTAAGTCAAATCGAGAAGATTGCTGAATAACATCTATATCAATTCCAGCATTTTTTACCTCTTCATAAAATTGTCCATACATGAAACATATAATTTTAAGACTGACAACATCTTTTAGCTTTGAACACAGGTTTATTATATGTGTCTTTGCTCCCCCTGTATCACCACCGCTTATAAGGTGCAGAACTTTCATTTTAGAAAAACAGACCTCCTCAACTTAAATACCCTATCGATTAGATTATATCATAACTCTTTATAAATGTGTGAAAATATGATAAAAATATATCGTGTGGATTTGAAATGATTTTGAGGAGAATTTAAAATGAAGATGAAAAGTGTTTATGTATGCCAGGAGTGCGGCTTTAAAACCTCAAAATGGCTTGGAAGATGTCCAAACTGTTCAAGCTGGGATACCTTTGTGCTTGAAAGAATAGACCAAAACAAAAAAGAAACTATCTCTATTTCAAAAGAGAACTCAGCAGTATTAAAACTTTCTAATGTCAGCACAAAAGAAGAAAGATTTTTATCTGGCATAGAAGAGCTGGATACTGTCATTGGTGGCGGATTTGTAAAGGGAGAGCTTGTTTTGCTTGGTGGTGAGCCGGGGATTGGAAAGTCAACCCTGCTGTTGCAGGTTGCAAATATATTAAGTGGAAGAATGAAGGTTTTGTATGTATCAGGCGAGGAAGGAGCAAACCAGCTAAAAGTTCGAGCACAAAGGCTCAATATAGATGGAAACTTTGATGTTGTGTGTGAAACCAATTTTGATTTAGTAAAAAATATTATCTTAGAAACAAAACCAGAGTTTGTTATAATTGATTCTATCCAGACAATGTATATGCCAGAAAACCAGTCAGCACCTGGAAGTGTAACCCAGGTCAGAGATGTGACAATGCAGCTTTTGAAAATTGCAAAGACTTATAAAATCACAGCTGTAATTGTGGGGCATGTGACAAAAGATGGTCTTATTGCAGGACCGAGGGTTTTAGAACACATGGTTGACTGTGTTTTGTATTTTGAAGGAGAGAGGTTTAACACCTATAGGGTAATCAGAGCTTACAAAAATAGATTTGGTCCTACAAACCAGCTTGGGATTTTTGAGATGACAGACGGTGGACTTGTTGAAGTAAAAAATCCTTCAAGCATTTTTTTAGAAAGCAGCTACAATGTTGAGGGTGTTGCTATTTATTCTGCAATAGAAGGAACAAGGTCTATTCTTTTAGAGATACAGGCCCTTACCACACCAACATCTTTTGGTACGCCAAGAAGAACAGTAACTGGAATTGATTATAACAGATGCGTGATGCTCTGTGCTGTGCTTGAAAAGAAGATTGGACTTGCGTTAAATAGTCAAGATATATATGTAAATGTCGCAGGTGGGTTTAAGGTTTCAGAGCCGGCAGCAGACCTTGCCATTGTGTGTGCAATAGCTTCAAGTTATAAAGGAATTCCTATTGGAGATACTGTATTAATAGGTGAAGTGGGTTTGACAGGCGAGATTAGAGCTGTGTCGAATATAGAAAAAAGATTGAATGAAGCAAAAAAGCTGGGGTTTAAAAGAGCTATCGTTCCAAAGAGAAATATGGAAAGAATTCAGACTGATAGCATGCTTGAAGTCTTTGGTATGTCAAATATAGAGGAAGTTTTGAATTTCATTTTTTAGAAGAGAGAGTGGTTATAAAATGCTTTTGGAAGAACTTAAAAAGATGCTACTTAGCGAAGGTGCAAGTGATGTAGGATTTTCTTCCATAAATCAATATTTGCCAGATGATTTGAAGATGTTCAAAACTTGCATAACAGTGGTTATAAAGCTTTCAGATGCCATTATTAACCAAATTGTTGACTCTCCAACATTTACATACTATCACCACTACAAAGCTGTCAATAACCTCATTGACCTTTTGACCTTAAAAGGTGTGCTGTTTTTGGAATCAAAAGGATATTTTGCCATGAGCGTTGCTGCATCACAAAGTGTCCACGGCAAGGACAATGGGTTTTCGGGTGTGCTGTCACACAAAATAGGAGCGGTACTGTCTGGCATGGGTTTTATTGGGAAGAGTAATCTTTTTGTCCATGAAAGATTTGGGCCGCGTGTGCGCCTTGGGACAATTCTCACAACATATGAACCAGAAAATGAAATTAAAAATAATATTATTGAACCAAAATGTGGCGATTGTAATCTTTGTGTTGTGAGCTGTCCTGCACAGGCAATCTATGGAAGAACATGGCATTTAGGTATTGATAGGAACGAGATGATAGACCCCCATGCATGCAGCAGTTATATGAAGGAAAAGTTTAAGTTCATTGGGCGGGGTCAGGTGTGCGGCATATGCATGAGGGTCTGTCCTTATGGAAGTGAAGTCAAAAGATAGGTGTTATCTTCGAAGCTGGTAGGTGTGACAGTTTGTTTTTTCCTTTGTTCCATGGGCAGAAGATCCGCCACCATCTACAGAAACTTCAATTGATGGTGCTGTACATCTTTTGTTATCCCAGTACATGCAGTCGGAAACATTGCATGTGATTCTGTCTGGCATCTTCAATACCTCCATTTTGATTTGAGTTTGCAGCTTTCAAAGTTTATTTTCTGCAACAAAACTTAGGTTTATTCAAAATAATGAATTTGGGTGAGAAAATCAAATGAAAAATATTGTAATATCAGGATATTATGGACAATTGAATACTGGTGATGAGGCCATACTGAGGGTTTTAATAGATAAGCTAAGAGAATATGAAAGAGAAGAGAATGAAGATTTAAATATTGTTGTTCTCTCCTCAAGACCCGAGCTTACAAGTAAGCTTTATAATGTCGAC
This window encodes:
- a CDS encoding glycosyltransferase, whose translation is MKVLHLISGGDTGGAKTHIINLCSKLKDVVSLKIICFMYGQFYEEVKNAGIDIDVIQQSSRFDLSVVDKIAHIVEAEGYDIIHCHGARANFIGMFLKRKIKNKPFITTVHSDFDLDFQDVFYKRVVFSYLNKLALKRFDYFVSVGSALIDKIKGLGIREDRIFLLYNGFDFSKEIHYVQKDEFLSKFLDRKVFDSKIVIGNLSRLYKVKGLDVFIKAANIIAKKYPDVIFLIGGSGPQKEFLKQMINEYNLNDRVFLLGSIKNPYDFFNSIDINVISSYSETFPYSILEATALEKCCISSKVGSVPDLIEDGKNGFLFDVGDYKGLAQKIEILLQNKDLIKEFGQLLSKKARERFSAENMARMQFEIYKSILSKK
- the radA gene encoding DNA repair protein RadA, with translation MKMKSVYVCQECGFKTSKWLGRCPNCSSWDTFVLERIDQNKKETISISKENSAVLKLSNVSTKEERFLSGIEELDTVIGGGFVKGELVLLGGEPGIGKSTLLLQVANILSGRMKVLYVSGEEGANQLKVRAQRLNIDGNFDVVCETNFDLVKNIILETKPEFVIIDSIQTMYMPENQSAPGSVTQVRDVTMQLLKIAKTYKITAVIVGHVTKDGLIAGPRVLEHMVDCVLYFEGERFNTYRVIRAYKNRFGPTNQLGIFEMTDGGLVEVKNPSSIFLESSYNVEGVAIYSAIEGTRSILLEIQALTTPTSFGTPRRTVTGIDYNRCVMLCAVLEKKIGLALNSQDIYVNVAGGFKVSEPAADLAIVCAIASSYKGIPIGDTVLIGEVGLTGEIRAVSNIEKRLNEAKKLGFKRAIVPKRNMERIQTDSMLEVFGMSNIEEVLNFIF
- a CDS encoding 4Fe-4S double cluster binding domain-containing protein; this encodes MLLEELKKMLLSEGASDVGFSSINQYLPDDLKMFKTCITVVIKLSDAIINQIVDSPTFTYYHHYKAVNNLIDLLTLKGVLFLESKGYFAMSVAASQSVHGKDNGFSGVLSHKIGAVLSGMGFIGKSNLFVHERFGPRVRLGTILTTYEPENEIKNNIIEPKCGDCNLCVVSCPAQAIYGRTWHLGIDRNEMIDPHACSSYMKEKFKFIGRGQVCGICMRVCPYGSEVKR
- a CDS encoding DUF1540 domain-containing protein → MPDRITCNVSDCMYWDNKRCTAPSIEVSVDGGGSSAHGTKEKTNCHTYQLRR